CGTCGCTCGCGTAGGCGACGACGCCGCCGGCGAACCAGTCCGACGAGCCCGGCGCGGCCCCCAGCTGGGTGGCGATGCGACCGCTGGTGAGGGACTCGGCGACGGCGACCCGTTGCTTGCCCCCCTCGAGGAGCTCGGCAAGGGTGGCGGACAGATCGGCGGCAGTCGTCGTGGGCACGGCCACATGGTGCCGCAGGAGGCGGGGCGCGCGCACCGGGAGCAGGCCGGTGTGGCGCGCGCCACGCCCGCGTCTACAGCGTCGGCTTGAGCTCGAGCAGGCGGCCGAGGAGGCCATTGACGAACGCCGGCGAGTCGTCGGTGGACAGGGTCCGGGCGAGCGCCACGGCCTCGTCGACGGCGACCGCGTCGGGCACGTCGTCGTTGTGGAGGAGCTCCCACGCGCCGACCCGCAGGATGGCGCGGTCGACGGCGGGCATGCGCTCCAGCGCCCACCCCTGGGAGTAGGTGCGCAGGAGCTCGTCGATCTCCTCGGCGTGCTCGGTGAAGCCCTCGACGATGTCGACGGAGTACTGGGGCAGGGCGGTCTGAGCGGCCGTGACCCGGAGCCGCTCCGTGAGGAGGTCGAGGATGTCCTCACGGCTGGTGCGGCCGCGCTGGTCGGCCTCGTAGAGGACGTCGACGGCTCGGGTCCGTGCCTTGCTGCGGGCAGACACCTCAGTCGTTGACGCGGCCGAGGTAGTCACCCGTACGGGTGTCGACCTTGACGCGCGTGCCGGTCTCGAGGAACAGCGGGACCTGGATCTGGTAGCCGGTGGCGATCGTCGCCGGCTTGGTGCCCGCGGACGAGCGGTCACCCTGCAGGCCCGGCTCGGTGTACGTGATCTCCATGACGACCGAGGCGGGGAGCTCGACGTAGAGCACCTGGCCCTCGTGCATGGCGACGATGGCGTCCTGGTTCTCCAGCATGAAGTTCGCCACGTCACCGACGGTGGCCTCGGGCACGGAGATCTGCTCGTAGGTCGAGGAGTCCATGAAGACGAAGTCGGTGCCGTCGCGGTAGAGGAACTGCATGTCGCGCTTGTCCACGGTGGCGGTCTCCACCTTGACGCCGGCGTTGAAGGTGCGGTCGACCGTCTTGCCCGAGAGGACGTGCTTGAGCTTGGTGCGCACGAAGGCGGGGCCCTTGCCCGGCTTGACGTGCTGGAACTCCACGACGGACCAGAGCTGTCCGTCGATGTTGAGCACCAGGCCGTTCTTCAGGTCGTTGGTCGAGGCCACGGGGTCCGTCCTTGCGTGTGTCGGGGGCGATGAGCGGCCATCAGGGTAACGCGTGGACGGTGAGCGCACCGAGCCAGCCGCAGGCGCCGGACCACAGGAAGGACACGAGCGTGCCGATGATGAAGCGCTCGGCGGCCGGGCTGCGCTTGTCCGGGTGCGCCTCGCGCAGCTCGGGGTAGCGGCCCAGCCCCTTGATGGCGAGGACGACGGCGACGCCCTCCGGGAACCCGCCGATGATGGACCCGGTGATGGCGGCGCGCTCGAGCATCCCGATCCAGGCGCCCCCGCGCAGCACGCCGTTGGAGGGCGCCTCGCGGGCGACGCGCGCGAGGACGAGCCAGGTGACCAGGCGCCCGGCGAGCACCGAGACGAGCAGGGCCGCGACGACGACGCCGACCGCGGGCCAGTCGACGCTCACGCGTCGGCCCCGGGCGCGGTGGGGGCTGCGGCCGGCGTGGTGGGGGCGGCGGCGGGCGTGGCGCCGTCGTCCACACGGCCGGTACGCCCCCACGCGGCCATGGCCTCGGTGAGGTGGGCCGGGGCGAGGAGGAGCAGCGGGGTGAGCTCCTCCCAGCCGGGCTCCTTGGTCCGGCGCGCGTAGGCGTCGTGCGCCGCGTCGACGGGGTTGGTCGTGTCGAGCCCCGCGCCGTCGGTCCCCATGAGGCTGAGGTGGTACATCCACACCGAGCCGTCCGCCTCGGTGTGCTTGAACGTCGCCTCGACCACGGCGCGCTCGGCGGGCAGGGTCTCCAGGCACTCGTCGTAGCGGTCGTGGAGCATGTGCATCCACTCCCCCAGGCGCTCCTCCGCGCCGTCGAGCAGCCTGGCCCGGCTCAGCTCCAGCCGCAGGCCGGCCGGCACGGAGGGCGGCATCGGGTGGCCCGGCGCCTCCGGGGCGGCCGGGCGGAACGGGGTGTAAGGCTCGGGCTCGCTCATGGCGGCAGTGTGCCAGCGCCCGCCGACGTCGGGGCGCACGCCGGCCACCATCAGGCCGGCGCCCCCGCGCTCCCGCTCTCCTCGAGGAGCCGCGCCGCCAGGGGGTGGAGCCGGCGCTCCTCCTCCCAGAGGGCGACCCGCAGGCGCTGGCTGACGGCCTGCTCGCTGATGCCCAGGTCCGCCGCGACGGCCCGCTGGGTGGCGCCGCCGGCGAGCCGGTCGACGACGTCCCAGCCGGCCCTCGTCCGGCGGTTGCGCACCGCGACGAGCATCTGGAGGACCGCCTCGGCGTCCTCGGCCCGGTCCGGGCGCGGCGCGTCGACCGCCAGCGGGACCGTGACGGTGCGCCCGCGGGCGCGTTCGACGGCCGTGCGGGCGTGGATGAACGCGGGCCCGGAGCTCTCGCGGCTGGTCCCCGCCAGCGGCAGGTCGACCGGCCCCGCGCCGATCCCCACGCTCCAGCCGCCGAGGCGCTGCACGTGGAGGGCGAGCGCAACGGTCGCCGCGGCCTCGGTGAGGACCCCCTGGACCTCGTCGCCCACCGTGCGCTCGAGGGGCAGGGCGAAGGGCGTGCGCCCGCCGGTCCAGGAGTCGACGTCCCGGAGGAGGCCCGGGACGCCGTCGCCGCGGGAGCGGCTGGCCTTCTGGTCGATCGTCACGACGAACATGACCCAAGGTTACAGCCTTGAGGCGCCCGGTTCAAGGCCCTGTCCTTGATGGGGCGACATCAAGCCGCGCTACCGGTCGGTCGGGCCCCCCGGCGCCACCGGGTCGTCGTCCTCGGGCGGGAGCGGGTGGGTGACGAGGAACCGGGTGGCGACGACGAGGCCGCCCCACAGCACGACGACGGCGAACACCATGAGGAGGATCGCGGCGAGGCTCATCGGGTCCGCCTTTCGTCGACGTCGACGGGTTCGGGGATGAGGTCGTCCACCGGCCGGCGCCACCGCACGAGGCTGAGCACCACCGCCACCACGGCAATGAGAGCGAGGGTCCCCCACCCGGCGATGGTGATGAACGTCCACGGGTAGCCGCTGTACGGCTCGCTCAGACGGTCGACGAACGCGGTGGCCACCATGAGGGCGAGGAGCACGGGGGCGACGACGGCGATGAGCACGCGCCACCACAGACCGATGCGGACCGTGGAGAAGGCGTTGAGGTGCGCGTTGAGCTCGGGGAGCTTGCGCGCGCCGTACGTGACGAGGAGCGCCATGAGGAGCGCCGAGATCACCACGCCGAAGTTGTTCACGTAGTAGTCGACGGTGTCGAGCACGGCCAGGCCCGACGTCGTGGAGTAGAGCGCGACCGAGAGGACCGCCGCACCGCCGACGACGACGAGCGTCGCGGCTCGCCGGGACAGGGCGAACTTCTCCTGCAGCGCGGCCGAGGGCACCTGAAGGATCGAGATGAGCGAGGTGAAACCGGCGAGCGTGAGCGAGAGGAAGAACAGCACCCCGAACAGCGGCCCGCCGGGCATGCTCGAGATGATCTCCGGGAAGGTGACGAACGAGAGGATCGGGCCCGTGAGGCCCGGGAGCTCCTCGAAACCGACCCCCTGGGCGACGGCCATGAACCCCAGCGTGGCGAAGACCCCGATGCCGGCGAGGAGCTCGAACGAGGAGTTGGCGAACGCGGCGACGAGACCGGTCGGAGCGAGGTTCGACCGGCGCGGCAGGTAGCTCGCGTAGGTGAGCATGATGCCGAAGGCGATGGACAACGAGAAGAAGATCTGGCCGTACGCCGCGAGCCACACGCTCCCGTCGAGGAGCGCGGACCAGTTCGGGGTGAAGAAGGCGTCGAGGCCGCTGAGCGCGCCCGGCAGGAAGAGTGCGCGGACCACGAGGGCGCCGAAGAGCACGACGAGCAGCGGCATGGCGACCTTGTTCACCGCCTCCAGGCCGCGTCGCACCCCGAGGAGCATGACCACCAGCGCCACCACCCACAGGCCCACCATCGGCCAGAAGATCCCGCCGACGACGTCGCCGGTGACGGTGGCGCCGGCGTCCTGGAGGAAGTCACCGGTGAAGAAGCCGGCCGGGTCCTCCCCCCACGCCTCGGTGACGGAGAAGCCGACGTACCGCACCGACCACGCGAGGATGACGGTGTAGTACGTCGCGATGACGAAGGCGACCGCGACCTGGAACCAGCCGAGCGCCTCGAACCTTCGGCCGAGACGCCGGAACGCCGCCGGCGCGGAGCCGCGGTAGCGGTGCCCCAGGGAGTAGTCGAGCAGGAGGATCGGGATGCCGGCCGTCAGCAGCGCGACGAGGTAGGGGACGAGGAAGGCGCCTCCCCCGTTCTCGTACGCCACGCCCGGGAAGCGCCAGATGTTCCCCAGCCCCACCGCGGAGCCGATGGCGGCGAGGAGGAACCCGTACTGGCTCGACCACTGCTCACGGCCCTCGGCCACCCCGCCGCCCTTCGCTGCGCCCTTGTGCGCCATGGCCCCTCCTCCGTGTCGGCGTCCACGTCCGCCGCACAGTAGCGGGCGCGCCCGCCCCCGGCATCCCGGCCCGCCCGTCGCGGACCACGGCACCCCCGTCGCGGACCACGGCGCGGGCCCGAGGACCGTGGTGCCCCGGTCACCGCGGTGGCAGGCTGAGGCCATGCCCACGGATCCCAAGGACGTGCTCCACCGCTACCTGCAGGAGGCCCGCGACGCGCTGCTGTGGAAGCTCGACGGCGTGTCCGAGTACGACGCCCGCCGCCCGCTCACGCCCACCGGGACGAACCTGCTCGGGCTCGTCAAGCACGTGAGCCTGTGCGAGGCCGACTACCTCGGCATGGTCTTCGGGCGGCCCCTGCCGGACCGGCCCGCGTGGATGGACAGCGACGAGCCGAACGCCGACATGTGGGCGCGTCCCGACGAGTCGCGCGAGGAGCTCGTGGCCCTGTACCGCCGGGTCTGGGCGCACGCCGACGCCACGGTCGACGCGCTCGGGCTGGACGCCGTGGGCGAGGTCCCCTGGTGGGGGCCGGCGAGCCGGCACGCCCCCCTGCACCGGATCCTCGTCCACCTCGTCGCCGAGACGCACCGGCACGCCGGCCACGCGGACATCGTCCGGGAGCTCGTCGACGGCTCCGCCGGCCTGCGCGTCGACGCCGACAACCTCCCCTCGCACGACGCCCCGTGGTGGCGGGAGTACCGCGCGCAGGTGGAGCAGGCGGCGCGGGAGGCGGCCGACGCGGCGGGCGAGCGTCCGTAGCCGGCGCTCCCCCGCCCCGTCAGGCCGGCAGCGCGATGCGCGCGTACGCCGCCTCGAGCAGCGCCGGGTCGGGCCCCTCCAGGCGCCCGGGCCGGCCGACGCCGTCGAGCACGACGAAGCGCAGCCGGTTGCCACGCGCCTTCTTGTCGCGGTGCATGACCTCGAGCAGCTCGGGCCACCGGTCACCCCGGTACCCCAGGGGCAGGCCCAGCGTGCCGAGAATCTCCCGGTGCCGGGCGACCGTGCCCGCCGGGAGCCGCCCGGCGAGGCCGGCGAGCTCGGCGGCAAAGACCATCCCCACCGACACCGCCGCCCCGTGCCGCCACGCGTAGTGCTCGGCGTGCTCGATGGCGTGGGCGAGCGTGTGCCCGTAGTTGAGGAACTCGCGGCGGCCGGCCTCGCGCAGGTCGGCGGAGACCACCTCCGCCTTGACGGCGATCGCCCGCTCGACGAGCTCGCGCAGCACCGCCGAGCCCGGGTCCCGCGCGGCGCGGCCGCCGTCGGCCTCGACGAGGTCGAGGATCCGCTCGTCGGCGATGAAGCCGGCCTTGACCACCTCCGCCAGGCCCGCGGCGTGGTCGGCCGCGGGCAGGGTGGCGAGCGTGTCGAGGTCGCACACCACGCGCACGGGCGAGTGGAAGGCGCCGACGAGGTTCTTGCCCTCGGGGGTGTTGATGCCGGTCTTACCGCCCACGGCGGCGTCGACCATGCCGAGCAGCGTCGTCGGCACCTGGACGACGCGCACGCCGCGCAGCCAGGTGGCGGCGACGAACCCCGCGAGGTCGGTCGTCGCGCCCCCGCCGAGGCCGACGACGAGGTCCTCGCGGGTGAAGGCGGCCTGGCCGAGCCGGCTCCAGCAGGCGGCGGCGACGTCGACGGTCTTGGCGTGCTCGGCGTCGGGCACCACGGCGTGGTGGACGGCGTGGCCGTGCCGCGCGAGGTCGTCGCCGAGGCGCTGGGCGCGGTCGGTGAGCACCTCGGGGTGGACGAGGAGGACCCGGCGGGGCTCGTCGCCGACGGCGGAGACGACCTCGCCGTCCAGCCCCCGGCCGACGACGACGTCGTAGGGGTGCTCGGCGCGCACCTCGATGCGGGTCGCGGTCACGGGCGGGCCCCGAGCGCGGTGAGGATCTGTGCGGTCACCTGGTCGGGGGTGAGCCCGTCGGTGAGGACCGTGACGGCGGCGAGCCGGGAGTAGGTGGGGCGGCGGGCGTCCATGAGTGCCTTCCACCGCGCGCGGGGGCTGTCCACGAGGAGCGGGCGCGCGCCGGCGAGCCCGACCCGGGGCAGCGCCTTGGCCATCGACACGTCGAGGAAGACGACCGGCAGGCCGGCCAGGGCCTCCTGCGTGCCCGGGTGCAGGACCGCTCCCCCGCCGAGGGCGAGGACGCCGTCGTGGGTGCGGAGGGCGTCGACGACGGCGGCGTGCTCGAGCTCGCGGAAGTGCTCCTCGCCGGAGTCGATGAAGATCTCGCTGATCGGCCGGCCGGCCCGGCGCTCGACCTCCTCGTCGGTGTCGAGCAGGCGGACGCCGAGCGCCGCGGCGAGGCGGCGGCCGACGGTCGTCTTCCCGGCGCCCGGCGGGCCGATGAGCACGGCGCGCACGCGCCCGGTGTCCTGGGGCTGGGCTGGGTTCTCCACGCCCCGAGGGTATCCGGGGCGGCCGCGCGCCCGTGCGCCGGGCCGCCCTCCGGGCGCGAGGGGTGCCGAACGTTCGGCACCCGGGCTCACCGCATCGTCTCCGGGATGGCCTCGAGGTAGGCGCGCAGGTTGCGCGTGCACTCGGCGACCGAGTCTCCGCCCACCTTCTCCAGCAGCGCCTCGGCGAGCACGAGCGCCACCATGGCCTCGGCGACGACGGCCGCGGGGGCGACGGCGCACACGTCCGAGCGCTGGTGGATCGCCGTCGCCGGCTCCCCGGTCACCGTGTCGATGGTGCGCAGCGCCCGCGGGACGGTGGAGATGGGCTTCATCGCGGCGCGCACCCGGAGCACCTCACCGTTGCTCATCCCGCCCTCGACGCCGCCGGCGCGGTTGGTCACCCGGTGCAGGCGCTCGTCCTCGCCCCGGACGATCTCGTCGTGCGCGGCCGAGCCGCGGCGCGCGGCGGTGCGGAACCCGTCGCCGATCTCCACGCCCTTGATGGCCTGGATGCCCATGACGGCCGCGGCGAGGCGGGCGTCGAGCTTGCGGTCGCCGTGGACGTAGGAGCCCAGGCCCGGCGGGACCCCGTAGGCGAGGACCTCGACGACGCCGCCGAGGGTGTCCCCGTCCTTCTGGCAGGCGTCGATCTCCGCGACCATCGCCGTCGACGTCGCGGGGTCGAAGCACCGGATCGGGTCGGCGTCGAGGGCGACGACGTCGTCGGGCCCGGGGACGCGGGCGTCGTCGGGGACGGCGACCGGTCCGACGGCGACGACGTGGGAGACCAGCCGGACCCCGGCCACCTGCTCGAGGAGCGCGGCCGCGACGGTGCCGAGCGCCACCCGGGTGGCGGTCTCCCGGGCGCTGGCGCGCTCAAGGACGGGCCGGGCCTCGTCAAGGGCGTACTTCGCCATCCCGACGAGGTCGGCATGCCCGGGCCGGGGCCGGGTGAGGGGCTTGTTGCGGGCCTGCTCGCGCGCGTCGCCCGTGCCGGCGTCGACGCCGAGCGCGGCGTCCGGCACCGGGTCGGCCGACATGACGGTCTCCCACTTGGGCCACTCGGTGTTGGCGATCTCGATGGCGACCGGCCCGCCCTGGCTGAGCCCGTGGCGCACCCCGCCGAGCAGGCGCACCGCGTCCTGCTCGAACTTCATCCGCGCGCCGCGCCCGTACCCCAGCCGGCGACGCGCCAGGGCCTCCTGGACGCGCGCGGTCGTGAGGGCCACCCCCGCCGGGAGACCCTCGATGATCCCGACCAGCGCCGGGCCGTGCGACTCCCCTGCGGTCAACCACCTGAGCATGGCGGCATCCTCCCACGGGGCCGGCGAGGGCCGGGCCCGCGTCCCAGCACCGCGCGGGCCGTCGCGGCCCGGCCCGGGGGCGCCGGTCAGCGCGCCAGGGCGCCCTCGAGTGCCGCGCGCATCGCCGCCACCGGCGCGGGGCGCCCGCTCATGAGGCGGACCTGCTCCGCGCCCTGGTGGAGGAGCATGCCCCAGCCCGGGGCGACGAGCCCGCCGGCCGCGGCCCACGTCGACGCCAGCGCGCTGGGCCACGGGTCGTAGGCAACGTCGAGCAGCACGGCGCCGGGGCGGGCGGCCGGACCGGCGCCGAGGACCGCGGCCAGCTCGTCCGCGCCGCCGGCCGGCAGCGTGGAGACGACGACGTCGGCCCCCGCGACCGCCGCCGCGGCGTCCGACCACGGGCGCAGGGTGACGTCGACCCCCATCCGCCGGCCAGCCTGGAGCGTGCCCGCCGCCCGCGCGGCGGAGCGCGCCACGACGACCGGCGCGGTCGCGCCCAGCTGCCCGAGCGCGGCGAGCGAGGACGCCGCGGTGGCACCGGCCCCGAGGACGACGGCGGTGCGCGGGCGCCACCCGTCGGGGGCCGCCTCCCGCAGGGCGGCGACGATGCCGTAGACGTCGGTGTTCGCGCCGACGAGGATCGGCCGGCCGCCTCGCGCGCCGGGCTGGACGAGCACGGTGTTGACCGCACCGACCACCTCGGCGAGCTCGTCGACGACGTCGAGGTGGCCCAGCGCGGCGTGCTTGAGCGGCATGGTGAGCGACAGGCCGGCCCACTGGTCGTCGAGCGCGGCGAGGAGGCCGGCGAGGTCCTCCTCCCCGGCCTCGGCCCGTCCGTAGACCCAGTCCAGCCCGAGCGCCCGGTACGCCGCGTGGTGCAGCACGGGCGACAGGGAGTGCGCGACCGGCCGCCCGAGGACGGCGGCCCGCCGGGCACCGGGCGCGAGCGCGTCGCGCGGCAGCTCGCCGTAGGTGGGCAGACCGGTCACGCTCAGCCCTCGTCGCTCGACGGGTGCTCCTCGAGCCACCGGTTGAGCGCCGCGCGGTTCGCCTGGTGCTCGGCGTAGTCACCGGTGAACAGCGTCTCCCCCGAGTCGAGGTCGACCGTGACGAAGTACAGCCAGTCCCCCGGCGGCGGGGCGATGACCGCCTCGACGGCGGCGGCGCCCGGCGCCCCGATGGGGGTCGGCGGCAGGCCGGGGTGCAGGTAGGTGTTGTAGGGGTTGTCGTCGTCGAGGTCGGAGCGGGTGGGGATGCCCCCGGACTTGCCGACGCCGTAGAGCACCGTGGAGTCCATCTGCAGCCGGCCGTTGACCTGCTCCGTGTCCGCCAGCCGGTTCTCGATGACGCGGGCGACGCGCCCGTAGTCCTCGGCGAGGAAGACCTCGTGCTCGACGATCGATGCCTTGGTGAGGACCGCCTGCCGCTCGGCGGCGGGCACCGCGAGGGCGTCCAGCGTGCTCACCGTCTGCTCGACCATGGTGCGCAGGATCGTCGTGGCGTCGACGGAGGGCTGGAAGGAGTAGGTCGCGGCGGCGAACCACCCCTCGGGGTTGCCCCCGGCCTCGGCGGGCAGCCCGATCGCGGCGGGGTCGGCCGCGGCCGCCTCGACGTCCGCGAGCGGGAGCTGGGTGACGGCGGCGATGCGCTCGTAGACCTGCGTGGCCCGCCAGCCCTCGGGCACCGTGATGGTGACCTCGGACTTGTTGGCGGGGTCGAGCAGGGCGGCCACGGCGTCGGCCGCGGCCATCTCCTCAAGGAGCACGTAGGTGCCGGGCTGGATCCCGGAGGCGGCCGGGTTGGCGGTGAAGGCGGTGCTGAACGCCCCGGGGCTGGCGACGACGCCCGCCTCGGTGAGCATCTCGCCCATCTCCGTGCCCGAGGTGCCCGGCTCGATGACGACCTCGACGCTGCCGGACCCCGGGCCGGGGAAGTCCGTGGCCTCCGGCGCGGGACGGTCGGTGAGGAGCGGCCGCAGGACGAAGAACGCCGCGACGGCGAGCCCGGCGATGAGGAGCAGGCTGAGCACCACGGCGATCGCCGTGCGCTTGCGCCGCTGCCGGCGCCGCTGCGCGCGCTCGCGCCGCTCCGCGCGCCGCTGTTGCTCGGAGTGCGACGGCGAGGGCTCCGCCAGCTTCTGGTCGAACAGCTCGCTCACTTGGGGGACTCCTCCGTGTGCCTCTCGTCCTCGGCGGACACCGGTTCACCCACGGGCTCACCGGTGCCACGTTCGGCGTCCAACGCGGACTGCAGGATGAGGACGGCGGCCACCTGGTCGACGACCTCCCGGTGCCGACGGCCGGGACGCCCCGCCGTGTGCAGCGCCTGGTGGGCGCTGACCGTGGTGAGGCGTTCGTCGACCAGCCGGACGGGCACCGGCTGACAGACCCGTGCTATCCGCCCAGCGTACTCACGTGCGTTCAGTGCTCCCGAACCCTCCGCCCCCGAGAGGTGACGCGGCAGGCCGACGACGATCTCGATCGCCTCCTCCTCGCGGGCCAGCTCGGCCAGGCGGGCCAGCTCGCTGCCGTCGCGGCGCCGGGCAAGGGTCTCCACCGGCGTGGCCAGCAGGCCGGAGCGGTCCGAGCGGGCCACCCCGACCCGGACCGTCCCGACGTCGACGCCGAGCCGCACCCCGGCGCGCGTGGTCACGCGCCGACCGTCGCCGTGACGTCCTCGGCGACGGCGGCCAGCGTGGCCGTCAGCGCCCCGGCGTCGGTGCCACCGCCCTGCGCGAGGTCGTCCTTGCCGCCACCGCCGCCACCGAGGCGCTGGGCGGCCGAACGGACGAGGGCGCCGGCGCGCACGCCGGCGTCGCGGGCCGCGGCGTTCGTGGCGATGACCACGAGGGGGCGGGCCTTGCTCACGGCGCCGACGGCGACCACCGCCGGGGCGGAGTCCCCCAGGCGGGAGCGGACGTCGAGGACGAGGCTGCGCACGGCGTCCGGGGAGGCGACCTCACCGGCGTCGGCGGTGACCACGCGGACGCCGGAGACCTCGTGGGCCCCGGCGGCGATCTCGCCGGCCCGGGCGAGCAGCTGCGCCTGGCGGAGCTGGCCCAGCTCCTTCTCGGCCGCCTTGAGCTTGGTCATGAGCGCGGTGATGCGCTCGGGCAGCTCCTCGGAGCGCCCGCCGACGAGCCCGGTGACCTGGCTGACCAGGGCGTGCTCCTTGGCCTGGAACTCGTAGGCGCCGGCCCCGACGAGCGCGTCGACCCGGCGCACGCCGGAACCGATGGACGCCTCACCGAGGAGGGTGACGAGGCCGAGCCGGCCGGTGCTGGCCACGTGGGTTCCGGCGCACAGCTCGCGCGACCAGTCCCCGCCGATGGACACCACACGCACCCGGTTGCCGTACTTCTGGCCGAACAGCGCCATGGCGCCGGCGGCGAGGGCGTCGTCGATGTCCATCACCTGGTCGGTGACGTCGAGGTCCTCCGCCAGACGGGTGTTGACGCGCTCCTCGATCTCCCCGAGGACGGTGGCCGGGACCTGGGCGCCGTGCCGGAAGTCGAACCGCAGCCGCGACGGTGCGTTCTCCGAGCCGGCCTGCGTGGCGTGGTCGCCGAGGTGCTCGTGGAGCGACTTGTGGACCATGTGGGTCGCCGTGTGGGCGCGGGCGATGGCGTGCCGGCGCGCGGTGTCGATGCGCGCGACGCCGGGCTCGTCGAGGGTGACGGTGCCCTCGGTGAGGCGCCCACGGTGCACCGGCAGGCCCTTGATGGGCGCCTGGACGTCGTCGACCTCGATGATGGCGCCACCGGCGAGGGTGATGGTGCCCTGGTCGGCGAGCTGGCCGCCGGCCTCGGCGTAGAACGGGGTGCGGTCGAGGACGACCTCGACCTCGGCGGGCGCCGTGGCCAGCGGCGCGGGCTGCCCGTCGACGAGCAGGCCGGCGACGGTCACCTCCGCGACGGCGTCGGTGTACCCGAGGAAGGGCACCTCCCCGCCGAGGCGCGTGAGGACGTCGCGGTAGACGCCCGTGTCGACGTGCCCGGCCTTCTTCGCGGCGGCGTCGGCGCGGGCGCGCTCGCGCTGGGCGGTCATGAGCCGGCGGAAGCCGTCCTCGTCGACGCCGACGCCCTGCTCGGCGGCGATCTCGAGGGTGAGGTCGATGGGGAAGCCGTAGGTGTCGTGGAGCGCGAAGGCGCGGTCGCCGCTGAGGCGCGCGCCCTGGGCCTTGGCGGCGGAGACGGCGGTGTCGAGGATCGTCGTGCCCGCGGTGAGGGTGCGCCGGAACGCCTCCTCCTCCTCGTAGGCGACCTGGGAGATCCGCGAGAAGTGCGTCTCCAGCTCGGGGTAGGAGCCCTTCATGGCGCCCATCGAGGCCGGGAGCAGGACGGGCAGCGTCGGCTCGTCGACGCCGAGCAGGCGCATGGCGCGCACGGCGCGGCGGATGATCCGGCGCAGGACGTACCCGCGCCCGTCGTTGCCCGGGCGCACGCCGTCGGAGATGAGCATGAGGGCGGAGCGGACGTGGTCGGCGACCACGCGCATGCGCACGTCGTCGACGTCGGCCGAGTTGCGGCCGAGGCCGTAGGTGCGCCCGCTCATCTCCTGCGCGGCGGCGATGACCGGGTAGACCTCGTCGATCTCGTAGAAGTTCTCCTTGCCCTGGAGCAGGAAGGAGAGCCGCTCCAGGCCGAGGCCGGTGTCGATCGCCTTCTGGTCGAGCTCACGGACCAGGGGGTAGTCCTTGCCACGGCCCTCGCCGCGCAGGTACTGGTCGAAGACGAGGTTCCAGATCTCGAGGAACCGGTCGCCCTGGACGTCCACCGCCGGACCGCCGTCGGGCCCGTAGGCGGGGCCCCGGTCGTAGTGGATCTCCGAGGTGGGGCCGGCCGGCCCGGGCTGCCCGGTGTCCCAGAAGTTCTCCGCGCGGGTCTGCTTCTGCACGCGCTCGGCGGGCAGGCCGATCTGGCGGCGCCAGATGTCCTCCGCCTCGGCGTCCTCGTCCCAGATGGCCACCCACATCTTGTCGCCGTCGAGGCCGTAGCCGCCGGCCTCGAGCGGGGAGGTGAGGAGCTCCCACGCGTAGGTGATCGCCCCCTCCTTGAAGTAGTCGCCGAAGGAGAAGTTGCCGGCCATCTGGAAGAACGTGCCGTGACGGGTGGTCTTGCCGACCTCCTCGATGTCGTTCGTCCGGATGCACTTCTGGACGCTCGCCGCGCGGGGCCACGGGGCGGGCTGGGTACCG
The sequence above is a segment of the Georgenia faecalis genome. Coding sequences within it:
- the aroC gene encoding chorismate synthase encodes the protein MLRWLTAGESHGPALVGIIEGLPAGVALTTARVQEALARRRLGYGRGARMKFEQDAVRLLGGVRHGLSQGGPVAIEIANTEWPKWETVMSADPVPDAALGVDAGTGDAREQARNKPLTRPRPGHADLVGMAKYALDEARPVLERASARETATRVALGTVAAALLEQVAGVRLVSHVVAVGPVAVPDDARVPGPDDVVALDADPIRCFDPATSTAMVAEIDACQKDGDTLGGVVEVLAYGVPPGLGSYVHGDRKLDARLAAAVMGIQAIKGVEIGDGFRTAARRGSAAHDEIVRGEDERLHRVTNRAGGVEGGMSNGEVLRVRAAMKPISTVPRALRTIDTVTGEPATAIHQRSDVCAVAPAAVVAEAMVALVLAEALLEKVGGDSVAECTRNLRAYLEAIPETMR
- a CDS encoding shikimate dehydrogenase, with amino-acid sequence MTGLPTYGELPRDALAPGARRAAVLGRPVAHSLSPVLHHAAYRALGLDWVYGRAEAGEEDLAGLLAALDDQWAGLSLTMPLKHAALGHLDVVDELAEVVGAVNTVLVQPGARGGRPILVGANTDVYGIVAALREAAPDGWRPRTAVVLGAGATAASSLAALGQLGATAPVVVARSAARAAGTLQAGRRMGVDVTLRPWSDAAAAVAGADVVVSTLPAGGADELAAVLGAGPAARPGAVLLDVAYDPWPSALASTWAAAGGLVAPGWGMLLHQGAEQVRLMSGRPAPVAAMRAALEGALAR
- the mltG gene encoding endolytic transglycosylase MltG, which gives rise to MSELFDQKLAEPSPSHSEQQRRAERRERAQRRRQRRKRTAIAVVLSLLLIAGLAVAAFFVLRPLLTDRPAPEATDFPGPGSGSVEVVIEPGTSGTEMGEMLTEAGVVASPGAFSTAFTANPAASGIQPGTYVLLEEMAAADAVAALLDPANKSEVTITVPEGWRATQVYERIAAVTQLPLADVEAAAADPAAIGLPAEAGGNPEGWFAAATYSFQPSVDATTILRTMVEQTVSTLDALAVPAAERQAVLTKASIVEHEVFLAEDYGRVARVIENRLADTEQVNGRLQMDSTVLYGVGKSGGIPTRSDLDDDNPYNTYLHPGLPPTPIGAPGAAAVEAVIAPPPGDWLYFVTVDLDSGETLFTGDYAEHQANRAALNRWLEEHPSSDEG
- the ruvX gene encoding Holliday junction resolvase RuvX, whose product is MTTRAGVRLGVDVGTVRVGVARSDRSGLLATPVETLARRRDGSELARLAELAREEEAIEIVVGLPRHLSGAEGSGALNAREYAGRIARVCQPVPVRLVDERLTTVSAHQALHTAGRPGRRHREVVDQVAAVLILQSALDAERGTGEPVGEPVSAEDERHTEESPK
- the alaS gene encoding alanine--tRNA ligase, coding for MRTAEIRTRWLDYYSERGHAVVPSAPLISPDPSILFTIAGMVPFIPYIIGTQPAPWPRAASVQKCIRTNDIEEVGKTTRHGTFFQMAGNFSFGDYFKEGAITYAWELLTSPLEAGGYGLDGDKMWVAIWDEDAEAEDIWRRQIGLPAERVQKQTRAENFWDTGQPGPAGPTSEIHYDRGPAYGPDGGPAVDVQGDRFLEIWNLVFDQYLRGEGRGKDYPLVRELDQKAIDTGLGLERLSFLLQGKENFYEIDEVYPVIAAAQEMSGRTYGLGRNSADVDDVRMRVVADHVRSALMLISDGVRPGNDGRGYVLRRIIRRAVRAMRLLGVDEPTLPVLLPASMGAMKGSYPELETHFSRISQVAYEEEEAFRRTLTAGTTILDTAVSAAKAQGARLSGDRAFALHDTYGFPIDLTLEIAAEQGVGVDEDGFRRLMTAQRERARADAAAKKAGHVDTGVYRDVLTRLGGEVPFLGYTDAVAEVTVAGLLVDGQPAPLATAPAEVEVVLDRTPFYAEAGGQLADQGTITLAGGAIIEVDDVQAPIKGLPVHRGRLTEGTVTLDEPGVARIDTARRHAIARAHTATHMVHKSLHEHLGDHATQAGSENAPSRLRFDFRHGAQVPATVLGEIEERVNTRLAEDLDVTDQVMDIDDALAAGAMALFGQKYGNRVRVVSIGGDWSRELCAGTHVASTGRLGLVTLLGEASIGSGVRRVDALVGAGAYEFQAKEHALVSQVTGLVGGRSEELPERITALMTKLKAAEKELGQLRQAQLLARAGEIAAGAHEVSGVRVVTADAGEVASPDAVRSLVLDVRSRLGDSAPAVVAVGAVSKARPLVVIATNAAARDAGVRAGALVRSAAQRLGGGGGGKDDLAQGGGTDAGALTATLAAVAEDVTATVGA